In the Triticum aestivum cultivar Chinese Spring chromosome 2B, IWGSC CS RefSeq v2.1, whole genome shotgun sequence genome, CCCTGCAGCGGCCGGAACTGGCTGAAGGTCATTCGACATCCTCGACTTCATGCCTTCCCCACGCCCTCCTCCATCCACGACCTCTGGTACACTactgctcctccctctcctctccttcccaaTCCACCCCGTAATTTCTCTGTTCGCTGTCTTGGCGATCCTAAATTTGGCTTGCTTCCCCGTCCTAGCAGCTAAGGACTTATGCTACTCCCAGCTCAAGCTCCTCAAGCATGCTGCATGCTACTTCTTCCCTACATCCTGAAGGTATGAAACTTACACTACCTCTCTGCACCCGTGGATGGCCCTGGACCAGCTGTCCCATTGGCCTTGTcacctccctccctctcgtttcCTTGCAAGATATAGCCATTTTTGTTGAGAGATAAATGTGCGGCAATGTAAATAGGCTATGCTAGGAGTTCAGTTTCCCAGAGAACGAGAATTTGTCCATGTTACTCTGAATGAACCTATTTTCAGCATCATCACTAATGTTTTCAGATGTCACCTTTATTGCTGATGAGTTAATGTTTGATGCAACCCTGCAATCTACAATTTGCCCGTCAGAAGGTTACCTGAAGCTTAAAATAGAGAAAATGGCTATTAACCTCATGATTTTGTGTACTAAGTCACAAGGTATTTTATTCTCAACCAAATAAGAGTTTCATTATTATTTTTGAGCAATTTAGAATTGCTTTTTCATATTTGTTGGAGAATCAGATCGATGAATACTGAACTAAGTTGCACGATTTGTCTCATGATTTTTCAAAAATGGCTTTAGAATTAGATCTTTTACAAACTAATACTGTCTAATCTGACACCCTGTTAACCTCATGATTTCGTGTACTACTTATTTCCTCATGATTTTTAAGTTGCACGATTTGGCTTTTGGAGACAATTTCAGATCCGGCTTAGTGACAGGATCATCTTTTTCTTGAGTTATTTTGCTAAAAACATCACAAGATATGGTCCTAATTGTTTGCAGATTTATCTCTATTCAATCTGCCTTCACTGAACTTCTGAGCACTAACACTGAACTTCCTGGTGTTAATTCTACCCTGCAGAACTAACACTAATTGATTTCCATGAGGAATGccctcaatgtgcaacaatatCATTCTTCCTGGTGTTGCATTAAATATACCTCTTATTTAGAAAAATATATCCTTTGGATTTGGGAGCAGTATATTAGGTAGACATCGTTTGGTGAACATCTGCAGGGTAGAATTCTTGGTTGACTCTAGAATTTTGTTGTAGATTAGTCGGCAGATTAGAACGTCTTTGGCGAGTTCTTTGTTGGTTAGGTCCAGCTCGCTTGGCACTGGACCTAGCAAATGCGTGTGCATGTGCAGATCTCTCATCTATCCACTGCACCACCTGTTGTTGGATGGCAGTGGGGTGTCCAAGCGTGTGGAAGACCTATCCGCCGTGGCGGCGCAGCTCAGCTCCGAGGAGAACAGTTCCAAGGCCCAACTAATAGTCTACCACAACTCTTAGCCCATTCCTAGACTGTAATTAAATTGCATTATCAATCAATCATAGGCTACAATTAACCAGTGTAATTTGGATGTGCAACACCAGAGACCATTTGATTGAATTGGTGGTATAGTAATGCTATCCTGATACAATTAGTAGATCCTTTTGTCCTGACAAGAAGATGGTCTTTGTCCTGTCATGCAGATGGTCTTTCGTCCTGTCAAGCAGATGGTTAATTACTGGACAGGTAGAGCATGGCATTTTCCGTGTGCAATCCACACTGACAAGCCTGCAGAGGCTACTTCAAGTCAAGTGTCTTTAGAATTTCTTACTATGTCTACTCATGTAGTATTTAGATTAGAATAATATCAGATTTGATTGATGCCCTCAGTTCATCACACACACTGACATGTTACTTCTTTCTGGCTTTAACTATTTTTCTAGATGTTTTTTTTTGCTTATACTCATGGTTATGGTTGTGGTGTATTAACATTGACATGATGTATGGATTTTTCAGAAGTTGAGCACACATACTCATGAACGTTGTGCTGCTTATTCGTTATCCACCCATACTGCTCAGAAGCCTGCCGCTTTTTTCAATGGTCTTCACAGATGGTTGTTG is a window encoding:
- the LOC123043446 gene encoding uncharacterized protein; the protein is MRGSSLTTRKAGARLLGRIHGGSWADRRYGGEVEKKELAGAGRRQMGAGDGWIRPSGAKFLQVETGLVLRANAHLGRLRRLIAAVGVMNSDHGDSHALQRPELAEGHSTSSTSCLPHALLHPRPLLRTYATPSSSSSSMLHATSSLHPEDVTFIADELMFDATLQSTICPSEGYLKLKIEKMAINLMILCTKSQGILFSTK